In one Nicotiana tomentosiformis chromosome 6, ASM39032v3, whole genome shotgun sequence genomic region, the following are encoded:
- the LOC104088611 gene encoding protein BIG GRAIN 1-like A: protein MSFCDKPTKTNERPQHRRKTPSFSSSLLEAIYLSIDEPKEVAEENSFPYKRNNDIEEAEEEIVNLRRAIMIEKWLKNYNKYIQSSLHINSEPTKFSSSETESTPKCEGRFIMRTKLRALKIYAELKKVKQPISPGGKIANFLNSIFNSRNMKKNHQDLTMSKSSCLNKPPSSRGNKSNRCVSFCPVSIIINENDESRFKLRSKIMKNSINGYRNIEEKHFNEYQFRGFHNAKSDFDAEECEEDGRSCASSDLFELDNIGIFGVHATRDDLPVYGTTSLKRI, encoded by the coding sequence ATGTCTTTTTGTGACAAACCCACAAAAACAAATGAAAGGCCTCAGCATAGACGAAAAACGCCATCATTTTCTTCCTCTCTACTGGAAGCCATTTACCTTTCAATTGATGAACCAAAAGAAGTCGCAGAAGAGAACTCTTTTCCTTATAAAAGAAACAATGACATAGaagaagctgaagaagaaataGTCAATCTCCGAAGAGCTATCATGATTGAGAAATGGCTCAAGAATTACAATAAATATATTCAGAGCTCACTACACATCAATTCAGAGCCAACCAAATTTTCTTCCTCTGAAACAGAGTCAACTCCAAAATGTGAAGGGAGGTTTATCATGAGAACTAAGTTAAGAGCTTTAAAGATTTATGCTGAGTTGAAAAAAGTGAAACAGCCCATTTCACCAGGTGGGAAAATCGCAAACTTCTTGAATTCGATATTCAATTCAAGAAACATGAAGAAAAATCATCAAGATTTAACTATGTCAAAATCCTCTTGTTTGAATAAACCACCTTCATCTAGAGGTAATAAATCGAATAGGTGTGTTAGTTTTTGCCCTGTTAGTATAATTATTAATGAGAATGATGAGTCAAGATTCAAGCTAAGGAGCAAGATTATGAAGAATTCCATCAATGGCTACAGAAATATTGAAGAGAAACATTTTAATGAGTATCAATTTAGAGGATTTCACAATGCAAAAAGTGATTTTGATGCTGAAGAATGTGAAGAAGATGGTAGGAGTTGTGCAAGTTCTGATCTGTTTGAGCTTGACAACATTGGCATTTTTGGTGTCCATGCAACTAGAGATGACTTGCCTGTCTATGGGACTACTAGTTTGAAAAGAATTTAA